agcgtcgacagggcggccgccctcgatcgcgctcagacagccgccgcagaccgccgcccccccacgggcctcgatttaaggtaacgctgaaaccagagcaaccgaagtcttcctaactttgttgaacaaacgacggctcagtcccgccgcggccggaccaccgtcaaagctttgcccctgtcagtccccttctctcaggctactacagtggtgaatttagcagccaacaagccggtgacactgcccgcttgcctgcactcaaacgccgttttcacggcgacccaaataaatcttgtaaagagcaaacatgtcttatgtgtagaaaaagtgcccacaacccagtgttcgcccctacacacaagcataacacatcccgtgcccctatcagagcacgctctcataaagcggttacgaaccgctcgagcatcagagtcaatgaaggcgcccacaaatgcgtgcgcgcgcccattctctgcccgctctgtcacacgaccagccctatgtgtagaaaatgtgcccacaatccagtgttcacttctgcacacaagcactgcatgtctcgtgtccccaccagagcacgctcacataaagcggttacgaaccgctcgagcgctagagtcaataaatgcgcccacgaatacgtgcgcgcgctcattctctgcctgctctgttacacggccaacaaacattcctctgtgtgtaagtcccgtgcccatgaatatgcttgcgcatcacgtaacagatgtgactctttccccattcattccaatcgggaagtcactcacaaaacagcctgttcatgctgtctgcgagcaatcatgcatgaacacactaaacgcgctcacacattttgttcagcgctctgtgtgcggcaatcagagcgaattggccattcaccttCTAGCGTTaagcttcaaagcgtgggaagctattccagggatatccaagtgggtgttaagcacaatacaacagggctatttgctacagttcgatcgccgccctcctcgcttcagagcgcggctcgaaaccactgtgaacacggaagcagcgtgcatgcttcgttcagaaatagcaagccttctgtgcaaaagggccatagaaaagtgccaccctctctgagcgagtcggggctttacagccgttattttcttgttcccaagaaagacggcggcctcagacccatattagatctcagggttttgaacaaggtgcttgcaaaaagaccgttcaaaatgcttacaatcaggaaactcctcgcgcatgtgcgccagggggactggtttatttctctcgatctgaaagatgcatactttcagattcagataaatccccgtcacaggccattcttgagattcggccaggtttatcaatacaccgtccttccgttcggcctgtccttagcaccccgtactttcacaaagtgcatggatgcggcgctcgcacccctgcggagtcagggtttgcgaattctgaactatttggacgactggctgattatggctcagtcacatatggagcttctgtctcacagagcagttctcctcagccatctgaacagtttgggtcttgcagtcaattggaccaagagctcactacagcccagtcagacaatttccttccttggaatagaactagactccatggcaatgacggctcgcttatctacacagcgcgcacgccgtgttcagcgactagccgcatcttttcagatgaacagcctcacgcctctgaagaaattccagagagtgctaggttacatggcctcagccgcagcagtacttcagctgggtttactgcacatgcgcccgcttcagcattggctaaacacccgcgcgtctcgccgggcttggtccacaggccgccagcccatcaaggtgactcagacctgtatatcagctctgcagccctggacagtggccgaatggtatcagcggggagtgacaatgggagctgtatctcgccgaaaagtcatctcgacagacgcgtccaacacgggttggggcgcggtctgcgagggctctccggttttcggcctatggtcagttcaggaaaagctccttcacataaattgtctggaaatgatagcggtcgagtacgcgctcgtgcgctttctcccggtcattcagggtcaccacgtcctggtccgttcggacaacagatctgtggtatcctacctaaaccgtcagggcggtgtcagatccaggaacctcttccatctgacgaaacgcatactgagttggtcccagtgcctcctgcgctcgctgagggcgacgcacgtgccaggccacctgaacgatggcccggacagactgtccagagacaatattcccccaggggaatggtccctgcacgctcaaacagtccagacgttatggcacctattcggcagagcagagatagacctctttgcgtccaaagagaactctcactgcccaatatttttctcgaaaagcgaggacgcgctggcccaggactggcccagacgcccgctttacgccttccctcccgtctcgctattgccacaggtaatgcagaggatcagggaaacgcgtcactcggtgctcctcatagccccgcgttgggagaatcagacatggttcccggagcttacgcagctgtcactgacagcgccgtggcccatcccagtgagagcagatctcctctctcaagctcgcggcacaatctggcatccccacccagagcgctgggcgctgcatgcgtgggtgatcaacgactacccgtcgctctgccagaaggagtaataaacaccatcatacacgctagagccccttccacgagaagactctatgcgtcaaaatggtctgtgttctcaaaatggtgcaccaacAGAGACCtagacccgcggacatgtggggtgtcgtcgctgctcgtatttctacaagagctgctggataagggcagatccccatccacgctcaaagtgtatgtggcggccgttgcggcgttcgctgaacccctgcacggccagtcatggggtaaaaacgagctggtcatccgcttcctcaggggagctagaaggatgaacccccgcgcccccatcggttcctatctgggatctttctatagttctcgaaactatgaaagccccccctttcgaaccacttcaatccgtggatttgaaatacctttcactcaaaaccgtttttctgactgccctgtcatcagtcaaacgtgtgggagaccttcacgcgctgtctgtcagcgctgcgtgtcttgagtttggaccaagtgactccaaggtcattttaaagcctagacatggctatgttcccaaggtgattggtactcctttcagagcacaggtcatttccctatcagcgctgccagcacccgatagcgaacgcgacgccaatctcctttgcccggtcagagcactgagattgtatactgcgcgctccgccgctttcagacgctctgagcagctttttgtttcgttcggagggcgcaccaaaggtctcgccgcctcgaaacagacactatctagatggatagtggacgctattgctgctgcatacgcgtcaaaagacctgccatgcccgttgggcattagggctcactccactagaggcatggcatcctcgtgggcatggtccagcgggatttccattcacgacatatgtgtggcagcgggatggacttcccctccacctttgtcagattttacaatatggaagtgcccgctctgcaggcaaaactactagcggtttaatacgctacagctcccctggtgagctgcactgatgggtcacattccacacagaccggcaccggcgctctgtcgttcccttcccactatgtgcttatgtattacacaatcaatgacccgcattcttgccggccaaatattatttccccactcataagggctcccccgggtccccccttaattccctggggctcatacagtggatgcttggcaagcacggcgttgacaatgggttcccgtagcgtaagctagcttacgcaatacgagagaacctctcgtaagaaaacgtatcggttacctaatgtaacctcggttctctctagatgagggaacgagtattgcgtagccggccgtgctcgagccacgagcgacttttcgcttcagtcaatgaaaaccagggttccagcctacgaactacgcttatatgcactctagtcacgcccattttggcgggctttgatgcagtgagcgcgcggacgcctctcattggatgcgagttcgcccaagctcgtctataggctgcagcagttgccgcagagcaacctatgagctcgctagatagcccgctcaaggtctgcagctgccgcactgcgttgacaatggatacaaaaattaaggataattttttggcttcaatatctcagaaaagatgaatctttcccgtagcgtaagctagcttacgcaatactcgttccctcatctagagagaaccgaggttacattaggtaaccaATACGTTATTATGTGTTATTAATACAAATGGTATATCCTTCCTTATATGCTGAAATTAGAACATTCCTGACTCCtgacttatatatataaaactataaatcgaaataaaaacgacatcttttatatgttaaaaatatatttatttgtatcctCATCCTTTATCTTATTTAAATTTTGGTTGGTTTATAcgaatgttttttcttcttcatcatctgtacttgtctttatgactcagtgattgtattcatacattgtttgatcttattgaacatttatatagaaaaaaaaatccacagttttagcaacaTTTGTGGACTTTTATTACGGTCCTTTACCCACCATCGGCACcttttccaacttatatcaatgttaaattagcgaTCTAGAACGATTTGACCGTGACGCCACCTGACCAGTTTAAAAACGGACGGGTAGCAACCCTGTATGTGCTTCCACACCTTTGGAAAGCAACAACGCCCACTAGGTGGGAATTCACAGTTTTTTGTTGAGCTAGGCCAAGTATGTGTGGCCACCCAATTTATCATGTGCTAGCTAGAAGTTATTCTGGTTTATCAGTGACCTcttgttgtttttaaaagaacaacaaaagTCATTTACAATAACGTACTTGTTGTGATGTTGAAATCCTATACTATCAGCTCAGATTACTGAAACAACTTGCAGTTTAAGTGTAGGAAATAAGACATCAGGATACACTGGGGAATGGGGAGGTGGGCTCTTTGTCATATAGAATAAGAAATCATGTCTAATATGTGCACTCAAATTTGAAAAAGTTTTGTTTATTTGAAGTAGTCTTATACAGTACTTGCTACTGTTTTAAACAATAACCTGCCAAATAATCTTGTGAAGTGTCATGAAGAACAACACAGAACCTGCAATGTGCTTTTGAGGCAATAAATAGAGAGACAATAAGGAAAACAGCCCAATCCATGCAAAATTGTCATTGTTCCAAAATTTTATAAAGCCTTACTATAGAATACTCCTGTAATTATGacagtatttaaataattattaaatgcaCACAATTAACATTTCATATAGTAGTATGGCAAAATATTCAGGCTTGACCTTTATTTGACTTTGATAACAATATTGAATGCCATATTCATGAATCTGATTATTTGATAACTGAGATGGTAAACTTTGTATACGTTAGATCAAAACTACACTGAATCTAAAGGCTCTATCCTATAGAGCAAAAACAAAGCACCCCCTCTGAAACAAAGGAACGACTTCAGCTTAAGGACAAACATTATTAACTGGATAGACTTTGCTTTAACGGATATTACTGAATTTAATCAATGTATTATGCTTTCTGTGCTTATCAGCTAAATAGTTTTACAAAAGAATACGTAAGGCATTTTGTAACGTGTGTGTTAAAaccaatttacatatttaaaaatggttttcaaaccatccttttttgtttttctaaaaaatgtaaagcaTCCCCTGAAAACAGGGCAGATAGCTATGTTTCTGTACATAAATATTCCTTATAAAACACAaactaataaaaaacaacaacggAAAAAGCACTTTTTGTACAgcgttaatatataaaaataagaatcTCTTTTCTTCTCAGAAGCGTGAGAATATTGAAGAAAGCATTAGCATGCAGTGTGAATAAAACAGCACAAGGACAAACTCTTAAAATCTTGGCATTTAAATGAGTTACAATAGAAAACAAAATCATTACCAAACATTCACTAGCTTAAAAACTTGCCTCTAGGTGTTACGTTTTTGCTTCTTTCTTAGCTATTTTCTACATGTGTATCTCATACATAAAAGTGCATCTCACCTGCACAACTATGCAGTAAAAACAGGAGCTGAAATGCAATTCTTCATACATGGCAGCTTTCAGTAACATTGTGCTCTCTTTAAactgttcatgtgtgtttgtgtttaatatATATTCCAACGTACAGTACTTCTAATCTTTGTAGTGCACATTTTTTTGTAGTTCAGCTTTGCTGAGAATCTATAAGGGAACGGATCGCTTGtgctaatgtaaatgtaagcatgCAGTGTGCTCTGTATCCATGTGGTTTAGTTGCTAACATCTAAACCCAGCCCGGTGATGTTGGAAGATGACAAGGtgtcatcttcatcatcacttTCTTCTGATTCATCCTCACTGTTATTCCCCATCATGACTTGCTGCATGGCAAGAGTTGCTCCATCTGATGAAAGCGCCTGGAAGCCATCTACATTCATCCCAACTGTAACCATGCCACCTGCACACAGTAACAATAAATATATCATTCATCAATTGTTTAATATAGAAACAATGAACAACCTTTTTCCAAAAtaactttgtttctttttttatttaatatccaTTGTTACAACAAAACTTGGAAACTCGGAAATGCACCTTCAGCTAAAATTTATCATACATAACATGTCATATAACCTTTAAGTAATTAGTCTGATTTAGTCTAAAGTTTTACTAATAACGTAACAATGATTCTCAACTTGAGCAGGACATAACTTCCTGACCAATGACTTCTGCATTCTTTTCAATGTGACTCTCCAATTGgtttaaattacatatttaaaagaaCCGCACCAATCAAGCGATTTATTCGCAAATTGGACAGCATGTTGCGCTTGTTCATTtttgcatgcagtcagtgaggaCAATGCAATAAAGTCATGAttattgtcaataaaaaaaaattcagagacTTTCCCTCTTATTAAATGTAATTCACAAGCTCCCCTCAgctaaaacatatatacatatttgctGTGCTGCAGGAAACACTGTTGAGGACATACCATCTTGCATTGTGAGCTGCTCCTGTGTTCCAGAAGAGGCGACGGTATCAGACCAGAAGCGGTGTAGTGGGCGGCTCGGAGGAGTTTTCTTCTTGGTTTTGGGTGTCTCTGTGGAGCTGGCATCCAGCATTGGCTGCAAGATCCGTCTGCGTGCATTAATGAACCTACAGAACAGACACAGACAATAATTTGCATAATTTGGTATCACAAAGGAGAACAGAAGAAACGTACTGTTGACATAATGCTGTAATGAATGAATAACAAATTGGGAAAAACAATACTAAAATCTAGTAGACTTCTTTGCTCTCTACTGTCTTCATAGACAGCAGCCTTTTAAGGCAACATCCTCACTGCCAAGGAATCTCTCATAAGTGATTTGGAAAGCTTTGTATAGGCAGCAACTCAAAACAAAGGAAGACTTGACTGGATTTCAATAGAGTTTAGCCAAAGTCCCTTTAAGTTCACTACAGTCTtgaacaacacaaaataggtatcgttttaaagcttagaagctctactttccaatgcatgtaggccttatgaccaaaactgaacaagtgctttgaaatttacagacaaatcgttccattttgataatttattaatacatttgcactttaaatattattgtaatcggtaaaaacatcaaactgaacaaatagccatgtgtcatgttGTTGGAAGGTTGAGCCCAATTGTTTTGCTCACAAATAGGTTGGTTgtacaaaaatatagcgagtagtAGTCAAGTACATGTCTTTGACATGTATTTTTCATGTGAAAATGTGTTGCTCATATGCCACGTTTTCACCTATAACTTcccgaaaaataaacagaacataaaatatcacaaacaTTACTTAGATGAGACGATTATCTTTCAAGCGACCCCACACATAATGTATTAAGTGTATTAAGTTTATTTGTAGTAATTTATCTTGCATCATATGGATTTTTTTTCACTGAGTCTGTTGCAATGCATGGGTTTTGTATCCTCCTCAGAGGATACATGCAATGCTTCCTTAGAGAAGACTGTCTTAGAAGGCAGCATGATTATGCTACCGACCTTTCGAACATCCTTCTTGGGATCGCACCTATGCTGCCTGCTTTGCGTGACTGCTAGACTGACTTACCAATTGTTGACTTGGAGTAAAGTCAGGTTTGTTTGAGTTGCAATCTGTTTCTTCTCTTCCTCAGTGGGATAGGGGTGCTaggtgaagaaataaaaaaaataaataaaaaaaattggattgTTAATTTATATAAGGTAaatcagcagcaacaacaacacacTGAATGACTATCATCACTCGCTTTTTCAAGTTTCCTCACCGCGATGTGCTGGAAGAGCCAGGTGCGCATGACATTGGTGgcttgtttgggaagaacaccacgcTTGTTTTTAGACAAGCTGTCGTCTGCACCAAAAAAACTCAAATCCTGTTTGAGCTGAAGTTGTAGCTAACAAGAGAGAACAGGAAGTGAATGATCAGCTAGTTTGTCTGTGATCGTTGTGCGAACAGGTTGTGCTTTATATATAGCCTGTTGAGTTTAATGCAAACCTGTGAGTTCTGAATATGTATTGTTCCAGGTGAGATAGCTTGTGTCACCACTTGCCCCTGTGGTGTAACAACAGTCACAGGCTGATAAACTGCATTACCTACACACAAAGTGGAAGTTACCAGAGTGAGAGGGACTGTGCAAACAATTAGGatgttattttaatgtgtatatTAAGATAACAAATGACCACAAAAAAAAACCTAGGGATTTTAACAATGTACCTGTCACCATCTGTGATGGATTGACGGTTGTCATAGTAACACTGCCTTGCTGAAGGCCTGATGCAGACACCACAATGCTCTGTGGGCTGAGGGCAGCTGAGAAAGATCTGGACATCTGCAAAGAAAAAACCTTCACTGTTAAACCAGTAATAAAAGGCACTTTTGAGAAATAGGGTAGACGAGTACAAGCaccattaaaattaattttcaacaaATGCTTCAAATTTTCAAAGGTGCTTATAAGTGCTtaacatttggaaaaatgttGATTGTTAATCTCAGGAAGTCTATATGATATTcaagttattttatttactatttatttgaCATCAGGTTGGCCATTTTGTTTCCAAACTATAGGACATTGAATCTGAATACTGcttaagggacagttcacccaaaaatactctcacaatttactcaccctcatgccatccaagatgtgtgactttctttcttctgctgaacataaacaaagatttttagattttcagctctgtagatctatACTATGCAcgtaaatggtggccagatctattaaggtccaaaaagcacataaatacagtatagaagtaatccatatgactccagttgttaaatccatgtcttcagaatcaatatgataggtctgggtgagaaacagattaaataaaaaaaatgaaaaatcctttttcactataaatcgcATTCACTTTCACAAAACTTTCACTTCcacgttcttcttttgtttttggcaactcaCATtctatcaccacctactggccagcaggaagaatttatagtaaaaaaatgacttaaatattcatctgtttcacacccacacctatcatatcacttctgaagatatagatttaaccgctggcgttgtatggattacttttatactgcctttgtgatttgtggagcttcaaaaatgttatcaccattcacttgcattgtaagaaagtcatacatatctgggatggcttgtgggtgaataaatgagagaatttaaatttttgggtaagcGTTCCCTTTAACATCCTGTTTTATGTGAATTTGtattttctgaaaaacaaaacaaaaaactttacaATAATTTCAACAATTGAAATAAACAAGAACTAAAAATCTATAATAAAATGGGTAACAGGGTTGCAAAAAACAGTTGCAAATTCAGCCTAAATTAAGCTATTGGTAGGTTGGTAGTTCTTGATACACATACATTATTGGTAAATATACTGACATTTGATGCGTTTAAAACTACCTACTTTACATGCTATTTCAGTTTTATGTAATAAAATGCTAAGACACTTTCTCAATCTTATCTAAACGTTCACACAACAAAAAACATGGGACTTGTGCCTCGAATCCTACTGGTTCATCAAAGTGTACCCTATTCATGGAACGTGACAAATACAAGGGTTAATATAAGAATCACAGGTAAAATCGTCCACCTGTTCATGGTCTGGAGAGTATGGGCTGCCTGGCTCTCCGCTCAGCAATGTCTCACTGTTCATCTTGGTCTTGAGGCAGGCAATGTAACGGCTGCAGAAGTCCTTGCACAGGTCACTAACTTTTTCTAGCTCTAACAGATGAATCCTCAGCACCTGGATGGCTTTGATAATCTGAGAACAAGGGATTATAGTAGTAATCTTGGTCACTGTTTGACACCATGATAATATATCCAGGAATTAAAAATACACACCATCTGGGCAAGTCACTTACCAAATTGTCAAGGTCAGGGTCTTCGCTAAAGAACGCCTTGCCCTCTTTCTCCTGACTGCGCACAAAGTTCTCAATGTCAACATCAAAACTGGCTGAAGTTACACAGTCAGAGCCCTGAGTGGACTGCTCACACTTCTCAAACAGCAGAGCCAAAAGAGGAAAAAGGGGATGCCTGGGCGTGAAAAAAACATGATAATGTTGAAATCACTcctagttaagctcaatcgacagcaattgtgtcataatgttgatttccacaaaaatgtatttagaccttttctttaaaaaagcaaaagtctgggttacagtgaggcacttgcaatcgaagtgaatgggggggctaatctgtaaacattaaaatagtcatggtttcaaaaatatagccacattacataaacaatatgtgtgtgttaacatgattttgaatCTGTTTCTATTCCAATCTTAACGGACATAGTCAATCAGATGAAACCAACATCCACTCCTTTAGACCCTATTCCTATTTCACAGTTATCGCTAAGAGAGCAAGAGTACTGTTATCTTCTCTGTATAGTTTGGTGAACCAAATATAATAACCTCTGATTACTTTCATTAAGCTGTAGAAAATTGTTAGATAACCAACctttaatattttccaaacagtCCATAAGGGACTTCAGAGACTGAAGTTTTAGGTAGATAAAACTGTGTGTCATTTGCATACATGTGATAAGAAATGGCATGATGGCAGCAAATATACCCTAGAGGGTGCATATATAGTGAAAACAGCATAGGACCCAAAATAGAACCTTGAGGGAGGCCATATTAGATAAGAAACAAACCATTTTAGTGCGCTCCCTCGAATGCCAGCATCACACTCCAAACGGTCTAAAAGAATTAAGTGATCAACAGTGTTGAATGCTGTGCTGAGATCTAACATGATAAAAATTACAGACAGCCCAGAGTCAACTGCTACtaatacatcatttacaacttttAACAGAGCGGTCTCTCTGCTGTGACCGGctctaaatcctgattgaaatttaTCCAGGATTTCATTCTCTGATAAAAAAGGGGTAATTTGAGATTTGGCAAAAGGGATGAACCACTGCATGTTTAAGACAGAGCAGGACAATACTATTAGTTAAGGAGCCATTTACAATGGACTGTATTCTAGGACCTATGGAGACAAACAGGTCTTTAAAAAGTCGAGGAGGAATAGGGTCTAAAGGAGTGGACGTTGGTTTCATCTGATTGACTATGTCCGTTAAGATTGGAATAGAAACAGATTCAAAACAGTCAAATAAACAAGAACTTGGAATGGGAATCACCCATTCAAATCGTGTAATATGTGAtctgataagatcaatcttgtttacaacattttttaaacttcTTCACAAGCATTTGGGGCTAAATCTACAAAAGGTGAGGTAGCCGGGTTTAGCACCTTGTTTACGATGCTAAACAAAACTTT
The Xyrauchen texanus isolate HMW12.3.18 chromosome 14, RBS_HiC_50CHRs, whole genome shotgun sequence genome window above contains:
- the LOC127655408 gene encoding homeobox protein PKNOX1-like, giving the protein MMAAQSVDKYQKGDLQMQVMEQADSESERGFANGNTGRSSSPVSTEPQTQMDTDKASIYRHPLFPLLALLFEKCEQSTQGSDCVTSASFDVDIENFVRSQEKEGKAFFSEDPDLDNLIIKAIQVLRIHLLELEKVSDLCKDFCSRYIACLKTKMNSETLLSGEPGSPYSPDHEQMSRSFSAALSPQSIVVSASGLQQGSVTMTTVNPSQMVTGNAVYQPVTVVTPQGQVVTQAISPGTIHIQNSQLQLQLKQDLSFFGADDSLSKNKRGVLPKQATNVMRTWLFQHIAHPYPTEEEKKQIATQTNLTLLQVNNWFINARRRILQPMLDASSTETPKTKKKTPPSRPLHRFWSDTVASSGTQEQLTMQDGGMVTVGMNVDGFQALSSDGATLAMQQVMMGNNSEDESEESDDEDDTLSSSNITGLGLDVSN